The genomic stretch GCTATTCTCGCAGCAAGAATTGCATAATCCGGATGCTTTACAGTCAATGATGCGCATACCTCAGCAGCCAGATTGTCAAGCTCTGTGGTGGATACTCCGTCATACAACCCATCAATTACCTTTTTGGCAACATCAATAGGCTGAATGAATTTGGGATCCAGTTCATAGCATAGATTTTCTATTCTTGTTGTGATTTTGTCGAATCTTACAGATTCTCGCCTTCCGTCTCTTTTTAATACTAGCATTTCTTTGGGATTTTTAGGTTGATAGAAAAGTGTGGGTTAATCAGAAGTCCTCACCAATTGAGAATCTTGGTGAATCATCCGACCCTTCATTGGATTTCATTACTCCGGCCTTTTGGTAATCACCAACTCTTTTTTCAAAGAAATTGGTTTTACCCTGTAGTGAAATCATATCCATGAAGTCAAATGGATTTGTACTGTTCCAAATTTTTTCACATTCTAATTCCACCAATAGTCTGTCTGCGACAAACTCAATATATTGACACATCAGGTCTGCATTCATTCCGATGAGTCTTACCGGCAGTGCGTCGGTAACAAACTCTTTTTCTATTTCTACGGCGTCTTTGATTATCTCTCTTACTGTCTCTTTTGGCAGTTGATTGTTCAGGTGTTTGGTGTAAAGATGACAGGCAAAGTCACAGTGAAGACCTTCATCACGGGATATCAATTCGTTGGAGAAAGTGAGACCAGGCATCAAGCCTCTTTTCTTTAACCAAAAAATAGAGCAAAACGATCCCGAAAAGAAAATGCCTTCTACTGCTGCAAAAGCGATCAGACGCTCTTGGAAGTTTCCATTGTCAATCCATCTCAATGCCCAATCTGCTTTTTTCTTGACACAATCAATGTGTTCGATGGCATGCAATAGCTTGTCACGTTCCGCGGCATCTTTGATATAAGTATCGATAAGAAGACTATAGGTTTCCGAGTGGATATTTTCCATGGCGATCTGGAAGCCATAAAAGAACTTAGCCTCCGTATATTGAACCTCCGACACAAAATGTTCCGCCAAATTTTCATTTACGATTCCGTCACTGGCTGCAAAAAACGCCAAAACGTGGGATATAAAGTGACGTTCTCCGTCATTTAATGCTTTCCAGTCAACCATATCCTGGCCAAGATCTATTTCTTCAGCTGTCCAAAAGCTTGCCTCAGCTTTTTTGTAGTATTGCCAAATATCATTGTGCTGTATTGGGAATAAAACAAAGCGATTCTTGTTCTCTTCTAATATTGGTTCGTTCTGCATTGCTAAAATGTGTTTTAATCGTAATTAAATCTATTGCCCTTTCACTGAATTATGGAGTGGGGAGATAGCAAAGGCTGCCTTTTTAGAACAGCCTTTGAACAAATATGTGAATCAAAATCGGGAAATAAAACCTGTGAAGTGATAGTTTAATGTATAATTTGACCTGTATTCAATAATCGTTTATTCGCCAATGGTACAATAGGTTAAATACATATTGATATAGCTTTAGATTAATTGAATGGGCTATTTCTAGGGGTTTGAAATTTTTTGAAATAATTTCAAAAAAGATTTTCAACCAAAATTCAAGGCTAAAATTGACTCTGGGTCAAATATTTAGTGCGGATGATTTTTATTTCCAATATTTTGAAGGTCAACGTGTTGAATAAAAATCTAATGAAAGATTTTAAATCATTTCTGAATAAAATTGTCTTTTCAAGAGGATTTAATTAAGGCGATTTTCCCTCCAAAAGACGATTTGCAAAGGTTTACTTTAAATCCGAAATAATATTTCAGAAGCCTGTTTTTTTGTTTTATATATCTTCCTTATATTTGCACTCCGATTTCAAAAGAATCAAGAACTATGTACGCAATTGTAAACATCGCAGGAAAGCAGTTCAAAGTAACACAAGATCAGTTCGTTTATGCTCCAAAGCTAAACTTAGAAACTGGCGCTTCCGTGGAATTCGACCAGGTACTATTAGCAGAAGCTGATGGATCTGTGTCTGTAGGCGCTCCCCTTTTGGCAGGAGCGAAGGTATCTGGGAAGGTCCTAGATCATGTAAAGGGTGATAAAGTCATCGTCTTCAAAAAGAAGCGCCGTAAGGGCTACAAAAAGAAGA from Algoriphagus sp. NG3 encodes the following:
- a CDS encoding ribonucleoside-diphosphate reductase small subunit — encoded protein: MQNEPILEENKNRFVLFPIQHNDIWQYYKKAEASFWTAEEIDLGQDMVDWKALNDGERHFISHVLAFFAASDGIVNENLAEHFVSEVQYTEAKFFYGFQIAMENIHSETYSLLIDTYIKDAAERDKLLHAIEHIDCVKKKADWALRWIDNGNFQERLIAFAAVEGIFFSGSFCSIFWLKKRGLMPGLTFSNELISRDEGLHCDFACHLYTKHLNNQLPKETVREIIKDAVEIEKEFVTDALPVRLIGMNADLMCQYIEFVADRLLVELECEKIWNSTNPFDFMDMISLQGKTNFFEKRVGDYQKAGVMKSNEGSDDSPRFSIGEDF
- the rplU gene encoding 50S ribosomal protein L21, with protein sequence MYAIVNIAGKQFKVTQDQFVYAPKLNLETGASVEFDQVLLAEADGSVSVGAPLLAGAKVSGKVLDHVKGDKVIVFKKKRRKGYKKKNGHRQDFTKVLIESISI